Genomic window (Takifugu flavidus isolate HTHZ2018 unplaced genomic scaffold, ASM371156v2 ctg269, whole genome shotgun sequence):
ctgtcagatttGGGGGTAAGTAACCCAggaactacttttttttttactaattagTTCCAAGAatctgctctttgctctgtcattttggagagatcaaacacattttccGATGTTGGGTGTATTATTTGCCTTTACAGGATGCACAAATAACAACATTGAGACCAAGAATGTAACTGTTGGAGAGACTGTGAGACTGAAGTGTCCCCGCAAGACGTCAGCACTCCTCTCATGGATCAGAGTTATTCCTGGATTCTTACCTGAACTCCTCGGAAAATCATCTCATCCTACAAAAGATTCTCACTTCACAACCAAAATGGAATCAGGATCATTTGATTTGGTTATTAAAAAACCCACGTGTGGATGATACTGGAGTTTATTTCTGCATGACGgagaaaagtgcatttttgaaaagagTAGACCTAACAGTAGTAGGTGAATATCTGCTGGTTTGGACATAGTTCATCTTGGAACATCACAGTTCATTTATCAGAATTCATTTGTGCCTAATTTTGTCTCCGAATCCGAAGGTGATGGTGTCCCCACGGCTCATCCCTATGATCCGACCCCTGGAGAACGCTCTGTGCTCCTCCAGTGTCCCGTCCTCTCTGACTCCGAGAACCCAACGTCTCTGGATGACCTCAACAgccgctgctgtggctccagatCTGTTGggccatttttcagttttcattgcAGAAACAACGTGGAAGTGGATGAAAACAACTTAAACAGATCCAGAAACAGCGTCTTCAGTAACATCTGCTCTTCTGGAGATTTGTGTTGTTCCGTAGGAAAATGTGAGCAGACATGGGGGAACTGCTCAGAGCCCGAAATTGA
Coding sequences:
- the LOC130520037 gene encoding uncharacterized protein LOC130520037 isoform X1; translated protein: MTEKSAFLKRVDLTVVESEGDGVPTAHPYDPTPGERSVLLQCPVLSDSENPTSLDDLNSRCCGSRSVGPFFSFHCRNNVEVDENNLNRSRNSVFSNICSSGDLCCSVGKCEQTWGNCSEPEIEVKIKDGHISSTVLYTLGAAVSVGLIVLFIYLRTKQKNNLCGCCTARFTLQRTAVKVSVDHCNQQTSEEQDLVYAIPNIARRKSVRNDDTEKEERSIYSDVREYSGGAD
- the LOC130520037 gene encoding uncharacterized protein LOC130520037 isoform X2; translation: MTEKSAFLKRVDLTVVGDGVPTAHPYDPTPGERSVLLQCPVLSDSENPTSLDDLNSRCCGSRSVGPFFSFHCRNNVEVDENNLNRSRNSVFSNICSSGDLCCSVGKCEQTWGNCSEPEIEVKIKDGHISSTVLYTLGAAVSVGLIVLFIYLRTKQKNNLCGCCTARFTLQRTAVKVSVDHCNQQTSEEQDLVYAIPNIARRKSVRNDDTEKEERSIYSDVREYSGGAD